In Fluviicola sp., the sequence AATTTATCAGTTTGATTTTTCGACTGGGAGTCATTTTAGCGATTTTCAGTTTTATTTGGGGAATTTTAAAATTCGGGGTTGTATTGCTTCGCGGCGGGGTTCCGATGTCGTACCCGCTAAGCCTTGCTTTTAAAACGGTACAATACCTGCTTATTGCAGATGTGGCGATTATTTTTTGCCAGGCAAACCCGAACGAAACCCTGGCAACATCCATTACCACAGGCCTGATCTTATTGATGTACTTCATCGGGAAAGTCCAGAAAATGCAGTTCAAAACCATGATGTCCATCCAGATTCAGGGAAGAAATCTAACAGATACCGTTAACCCTAAAATGGGCATTGAATTTGGGATTGTTGCTTTGGCCATGGCAGTTTTCGGCTTCCTGCTCTGGAAACCTGAATTTGCAGAAAATGCTATTTCCGGCTGGTTTTACAAGAACATTGTAGACATTGAGAATACGCCTATTTTCGGGTTTATTTTCAAGGTAGTCGGATTCTTTTTCACAATTGGAATGCTGTTGCGCATGTTCAATGCGTTGAGTATTATCTTCTCCGGAAGGGCTTTCGGCAACAGAGACAACGACAACAACCGTACGAACAGGAATAACGGTCGCCAGGACAACAATCATTTTGATGATTACGAGGAAGTGGAATAGCCATAAATGACCACGAAGAACACACCAGAAACACGAAGTTAATTGCAGGATTCTATCTGCGCCTGCGGCACAGCCTTTTTTCTATTTAACCGCAAAGAAAACAAGAAAAAGAGGTAAGAGGAAATATAAAACTTTGCGCCCTCCTTCTCTTTGCGGTTTTATTAAAACGTTATAATCTTTTCAGGAGATCCAGGATCTGTGGCACCAGCAGCTGGTTTCCATCGTTGTGAATAACCAGGCCGGTCAGTTTCATTTTTTCTTCTTCGGGCATTTGGGCGTTAAAGCGCGACTGCACCTGTTCATCCGTCAGTTGATCGCGTTCTTTCACGCGTTCCATGCGGATTTTTTCCGGGGCACTTACCAAAATAACGGCATCAAAGGATTTATAGTTTCCCGTTTCGAACAACAGTGCTGATTCCTGGAAAAGAAGGGGAGATTTCTGACTTTCAACCCATTGCCGGAAGTCTTTTCTTACAGCCGGATGAACCAGATTGTTCATAGCTGTCCGTTTCGAATCATCTTTGAAAATTTGTGCTGCAATGTACGGGCGGTTCAGGTTCGGCCCAACATAAGCTTCTTCACCGAACAATTCTTTCAGTCCGGCAATTAATGCCTGATCCTCATGCATGATGTCTTTTGCGCG encodes:
- the coaE gene encoding dephospho-CoA kinase (Dephospho-CoA kinase (CoaE) performs the final step in coenzyme A biosynthesis.), with the protein product MSKTIGITGGIGSGKSLVSKILQLMGYPVYSSDQRAKDIMHEDQALIAGLKELFGEEAYVGPNLNRPYIAAQIFKDDSKRTAMNNLVHPAVRKDFRQWVESQKSPLLFQESALLFETGNYKSFDAVILVSAPEKIRMERVKERDQLTDEQVQSRFNAQMPEEEKMKLTGLVIHNDGNQLLVPQILDLLKRL